From Candidatus Rubidus massiliensis, a single genomic window includes:
- a CDS encoding Pentapeptide repeats (8 copies) produces the protein MEIHHFSGCRFKNCNLRLVKLHGCRLQDIIFEECKMVGVDFYKCDKFIHIKFIKSILQTCNFTDLKLKEISFRGSKVKEVFFTNTDLQEADFSDADLLGTLFHQCNLTKSDFRNAKNYGIDIQTNNLKKAKFSFPEAINLLKCLDIEITS, from the coding sequence ATGGAGATCCATCATTTTTCAGGATGTCGATTCAAGAATTGTAATCTCCGCTTGGTAAAGCTCCATGGATGCCGGCTGCAAGACATCATTTTTGAGGAATGTAAAATGGTGGGTGTTGATTTCTACAAATGCGATAAGTTCATTCATATCAAATTTATCAAGAGCATTCTGCAAACCTGCAATTTCACAGATTTGAAGTTAAAGGAGATCTCTTTCAGAGGCTCCAAGGTAAAGGAAGTGTTTTTCACAAACACTGATTTACAAGAGGCTGACTTCTCCGATGCCGATTTACTGGGAACTCTATTTCATCAATGCAATTTGACAAAGTCTGACTTCAGAAATGCAAAGAATTATGGCATTGATATTCAGACGAATAACCTTAAAAAAGCAAAGTTTTCATTTCCAGAGGCGATCAATCTCCTCAAATGTCTCGATATTGAAATCACATCTTAA
- a CDS encoding Beta-lactamase: MMAGLEYEQPQPRNPPISTLDQFLRGTEIREGSIHILYHPRDKINFYTNNICFVAYPIEKAYKKVLAAELIEQSKLNENETLRDLSPKLETFRKELQEKIKKTEEDIHNMEQLGALDDAIEPYATRLAQLKTDLKKLSIPESALDITLKDLMDCQSAYTQPPESHYIYDLIDLFLMPSNNHQVDYAEIMKRELLAPLGMKNSGFHDVPGTHMDVTFKNDKTGKDESYVPSKDHPMRYGAGFGRTSLSDASKMAKALADPRGLVSEDGETVLLTHEELDNFFKPHGHYEGWGLGGAELTCGGKVIDKGGSLNQDQYSFWVDRESGIGMIVMCNCGRRPDEILNAFKGKIEQINYPKAKQIAKEKEGAPLGITAKHYFDHPLVLEDVHQLFEGTRGRVALLFDYDTAKKGIIHWSGTPLEVEKQDDGAFHVTTAGRFEGLVIRKIEGKASGKDYLAVGDTSFIEIEADNLPSKEDVEKAEKQFQAFRGQYSNKEHPEWGTLEFEVLNDESGNILLGARDGSKGDFVPQSIVKADTNSILFNGHDRQPPDKMFRFVRESEVAPWRLQVLDYASKQFIEERPKS, encoded by the coding sequence ATGATGGCCGGATTGGAGTACGAACAACCTCAACCTAGAAATCCTCCAATCTCTACTCTTGATCAGTTTTTAAGAGGAACAGAAATCAGAGAAGGTTCCATTCATATTCTTTATCACCCTAGAGATAAAATTAATTTCTACACAAACAATATCTGTTTTGTTGCTTATCCGATTGAAAAAGCTTACAAAAAAGTCTTAGCAGCAGAACTGATTGAACAAAGCAAACTAAATGAAAATGAGACTCTTAGAGATCTATCGCCAAAATTGGAGACTTTTAGAAAAGAACTCCAGGAAAAAATCAAAAAAACTGAAGAAGATATTCATAATATGGAGCAGCTGGGAGCATTAGATGACGCCATTGAACCTTATGCAACTCGATTAGCTCAACTAAAGACTGATCTGAAAAAACTTTCGATACCAGAATCTGCTCTAGATATTACCTTAAAAGATCTTATGGATTGTCAGTCAGCCTATACTCAACCTCCGGAATCACACTATATTTACGATTTAATCGATCTATTCCTTATGCCGTCCAATAATCACCAGGTGGATTATGCGGAAATAATGAAAAGAGAGCTTCTTGCTCCCCTTGGAATGAAGAATAGTGGTTTTCATGATGTTCCAGGTACACATATGGACGTCACATTCAAAAACGATAAAACAGGGAAGGATGAATCTTATGTACCATCTAAAGACCATCCAATGAGATATGGAGCTGGGTTCGGAAGAACTTCTCTTTCGGATGCATCGAAAATGGCAAAAGCATTGGCCGACCCTCGTGGATTAGTCTCGGAAGATGGTGAAACTGTTCTTCTTACCCATGAAGAGCTAGACAATTTTTTCAAGCCACACGGTCATTATGAAGGCTGGGGACTCGGAGGAGCTGAATTAACATGTGGCGGTAAAGTCATTGATAAAGGGGGATCGCTAAATCAGGACCAGTATTCATTTTGGGTCGATCGTGAATCTGGAATAGGAATGATTGTAATGTGTAATTGTGGAAGAAGACCGGATGAGATTTTAAATGCCTTTAAAGGAAAGATTGAACAAATCAATTATCCGAAAGCAAAGCAGATAGCAAAAGAAAAGGAAGGGGCTCCACTTGGGATAACCGCTAAGCATTATTTCGATCATCCATTGGTCTTGGAAGATGTACACCAATTGTTCGAAGGCACACGTGGTCGAGTTGCCTTGCTTTTTGATTATGATACAGCCAAAAAAGGGATTATTCATTGGAGTGGCACTCCACTTGAAGTTGAGAAGCAAGATGATGGAGCTTTTCATGTAACAACAGCAGGACGGTTCGAAGGGTTAGTAATTAGAAAAATAGAGGGGAAAGCATCCGGAAAAGATTATTTAGCCGTAGGAGATACCTCTTTTATTGAAATCGAAGCCGATAACTTACCCTCTAAAGAAGATGTCGAAAAGGCAGAAAAACAATTTCAAGCATTTCGTGGACAATATAGCAACAAAGAACATCCTGAATGGGGTACACTAGAATTTGAAGTCCTAAATGATGAAAGCGGAAATATTTTGCTTGGTGCAAGAGATGGAAGTAAAGGAGACTTTGTCCCACAAAGTATTGTAAAGGCCGATACCAATTCCATCTTATTCAACGGACATGATCGACAACCTCCTGATAAAATGTTCAGGTTTGTGAGAGAATCTGAAGTTGCACCATGGAGACTTCAAGTTTTAGACTATGCCTCCAAGCAGTTCATTGAAGAGAGACCAAAGTCATAA